A section of the Rhodanobacteraceae bacterium genome encodes:
- a CDS encoding alpha/beta hydrolase, translating into MKGFWLLIGCTVWAMAAAQPLPQVSSGRIERLDPIESDLIPSRPVDVWLPPGYPSAAPYAVLYMHDGQMLFDGAHTWNGQEWRADEVASELIRSGKTRPFIIVGVWNIPAMRHSELYPEKAFERLSVAKQAELYRIDRGDELLFGRPVDSDDYLRFLVTEVKPRIDARYAVDGSPANTVVMGSSMGGLISLYAVSEYPEVFGAAACLSTHWVGTLVGDDTEVQQAFFAYFDAQLPSPATHRIYFDHGDQTLDAWYPPLQQRADALMRRHGYDRSNWLTLYYPGTDHSENAWSARLQVPMQFLLPPR; encoded by the coding sequence GGCCATGGCCGCGGCGCAGCCCTTGCCACAGGTCAGCAGCGGCCGCATCGAGCGCCTCGATCCGATCGAGTCCGATCTGATTCCGTCGCGACCGGTGGACGTCTGGCTGCCGCCGGGCTATCCGTCGGCGGCGCCCTATGCGGTGCTCTACATGCACGATGGCCAGATGCTGTTCGACGGCGCCCACACGTGGAACGGTCAGGAATGGCGGGCCGACGAGGTGGCCAGTGAGCTGATCCGCAGCGGCAAGACCCGGCCTTTCATCATCGTCGGCGTCTGGAACATTCCGGCGATGCGCCACTCGGAGCTGTATCCGGAGAAAGCCTTCGAGCGCCTGAGCGTCGCCAAGCAAGCCGAGCTCTACCGAATCGATCGCGGCGACGAGTTGCTGTTCGGGCGGCCGGTGGATTCGGACGACTATCTGCGCTTCCTGGTCACCGAAGTGAAGCCGCGCATCGATGCCCGCTATGCGGTGGATGGCTCGCCGGCCAACACCGTGGTGATGGGTTCGAGCATGGGTGGCCTGATCTCGCTGTACGCAGTGTCCGAATACCCCGAGGTCTTCGGCGCGGCGGCCTGTCTGTCCACGCATTGGGTGGGCACGCTGGTGGGCGACGATACCGAGGTGCAGCAGGCTTTCTTCGCTTATTTCGACGCGCAGCTACCCTCGCCAGCCACACATCGGATCTATTTCGACCACGGTGATCAGACACTGGACGCCTGGTACCCGCCACTGCAGCAGCGCGCCGATGCCTTGATGCGCCGCCACGGCTACGACCGCAGCAACTGGCTCACGCTGTACTACCCCGGTACCGATCACAGCGAGAATGCCTGGTCGGCACGACTGCAGGTGCCGATGCAGTTTCTGCTGCCGCCGCGTTGA
- a CDS encoding DUF3228 family protein, which produces MSITLTAFARTRLFPREPRRNTIQDCSADEFEQRLNELQPVKVLPGYAPFCQLHVYRNWTSTRCFAVPITEDNRHLLRSAYEARTRDELPVLVRWFEGLEPPVAAYLIVILYDREQLAKEGTDIDTEWGVVGCLYSAEPEEIPMAPITMMRNALGVEEGGSGVPLDRAAYRRSVEFWDSHANWRG; this is translated from the coding sequence ATGTCGATCACCTTGACTGCCTTCGCCCGCACCCGCTTGTTTCCGCGCGAGCCGCGCCGCAACACCATTCAGGACTGCAGCGCCGACGAGTTCGAACAGCGGCTCAACGAACTGCAGCCGGTCAAGGTGCTGCCTGGCTACGCGCCCTTCTGCCAGCTTCATGTCTACCGCAACTGGACCTCGACGCGCTGCTTTGCGGTACCGATCACCGAGGACAACCGGCATCTGCTGCGCAGCGCCTACGAGGCCCGGACCCGGGATGAGCTGCCGGTGCTGGTGCGCTGGTTCGAAGGCCTGGAACCCCCGGTGGCGGCGTATCTGATCGTGATCCTCTACGACCGCGAGCAGCTGGCGAAAGAGGGCACCGACATCGACACCGAGTGGGGCGTGGTCGGCTGTCTCTACAGCGCCGAGCCGGAGGAAATTCCGATGGCGCCGATCACGATGATGCGCAATGCCCTCGGGGTGGAAGAGGGCGGCTCGGGCGTGCCGCTGGATCGCGCCGCCTACCGTCGCAGCGTGGAATTCTGGGACAGCCACGCCAATTGGCGCGGGTAG
- the tal gene encoding transaldolase: MNQLDQLKACTVVVADTGNFKQLAQFAPRDATTNPSLILKAVLQPEYAPLLAETVAAHSGLAHEHIVDQVLVRFGLEILKVVPGRVSTEVDARLSFDTLATVARARRLIDLYQQAGIGRERVLIKIAATWEGIQAAKVLEREGIHCNLTLLFAFCQAVACGSVGVRLISPFVGRIYDWYKKSAGSAWDESASAGVNDPGVRSVAQIWTYFKRFGIATEVMGASFRNIGQIQALAGCDLLTISPELLAQLQTLSAPLPRALDVEAARAAELDEVHFDEAGFRYALNADAMATEKLAEGIRAFAADAGKLDTMIETLLRK; encoded by the coding sequence ATGAACCAGCTCGACCAACTCAAGGCCTGCACCGTGGTGGTGGCCGATACCGGCAATTTCAAACAGCTGGCGCAGTTTGCGCCGCGCGATGCAACCACCAATCCCTCCCTGATCCTCAAAGCCGTGTTGCAGCCCGAATACGCACCCCTGCTGGCGGAAACCGTGGCGGCGCACTCGGGTCTGGCCCACGAGCACATCGTCGATCAGGTGCTGGTGCGCTTCGGGCTGGAGATACTCAAGGTAGTCCCAGGCCGGGTCAGTACCGAAGTCGATGCCCGCCTGTCCTTCGATACGCTGGCGACCGTTGCCCGAGCGCGTCGTTTGATTGACCTTTACCAGCAGGCCGGCATCGGCCGCGAACGGGTGCTGATCAAGATCGCCGCCACCTGGGAAGGCATCCAGGCCGCCAAGGTACTGGAACGCGAGGGCATCCACTGCAATCTGACGCTGCTCTTCGCCTTCTGCCAGGCGGTCGCCTGCGGCAGCGTCGGCGTGCGCCTGATCTCACCCTTCGTCGGCCGCATCTACGACTGGTACAAGAAGTCCGCAGGCAGCGCCTGGGACGAGAGCGCCAGCGCCGGTGTCAACGATCCGGGCGTGCGCTCGGTGGCGCAGATCTGGACCTATTTCAAACGCTTCGGGATCGCCACCGAGGTCATGGGCGCCAGCTTCCGCAACATCGGCCAGATCCAGGCGCTGGCCGGTTGCGATCTGCTGACCATCAGCCCCGAACTGCTGGCGCAATTGCAGACCCTGTCGGCCCCGTTGCCGCGGGCTCTCGACGTTGAGGCTGCCCGTGCCGCTGAGCTGGACGAAGTCCATTTTGACGAAGCCGGCTTCCGCTACGCGCTGAACGCCGACGCCATGGCTACCGAAAAACTGGCCGAAGGTATCCGCGCCTTCGCTGCCGATGCCGGCAAGCTCGATACCATGATCGAGACTCTGCTGAGAAAGTAG
- a CDS encoding helix-hairpin-helix domain-containing protein, whose amino-acid sequence MKGKTRYSNNKVSEFTQATRFEELPNVGPATAGDLRLLGLVHPRDLRGRDPLQLFRELEHRSGSRQDPCVLDVLIGLTRQAGGDPLQPWWHYTAERKALYGNADDSADGLR is encoded by the coding sequence ATGAAAGGGAAGACACGTTATTCCAACAACAAGGTGTCGGAATTCACCCAGGCGACCCGCTTCGAGGAGTTGCCCAATGTCGGTCCGGCGACCGCCGGCGATCTGCGACTACTTGGGCTTGTTCATCCGCGCGATCTGCGCGGCCGCGATCCCTTGCAGCTGTTTCGGGAACTGGAGCACCGCAGCGGCAGCCGCCAGGATCCGTGTGTGCTCGATGTGCTGATCGGCCTGACCCGCCAGGCCGGCGGCGACCCGCTGCAACCCTGGTGGCACTACACGGCCGAGCGCAAGGCGCTGTACGGCAATGCCGATGACAGCGCCGACGGGCTGCGCTGA
- a CDS encoding YafY family transcriptional regulator, which yields MRRGDRLFQLLLELGRGRVRTAKQLGERLGVSERTVYRDVADLAAQGTPVEGAAGIGYSLRAGYQVPPLMFERDELEALALGAAWVSAYADEDLRAAADRVLSKIDAVLPQRLRPELKAAGMEVLAFSHDPRTRRALSVARRGMKERRRMAAEYLDGKEAVTSRVLWPLGLFYWGKVWTLAAWCELRQDYRSFRIDRFVTLDLLRDSIPDSADISLQGFLAHVRDGGDCR from the coding sequence ATGCGCCGCGGCGATCGCCTGTTTCAACTGCTGCTTGAACTCGGTCGCGGCCGCGTGCGTACGGCCAAGCAGCTGGGAGAGCGCCTCGGCGTGTCCGAGCGCACGGTCTATCGCGATGTCGCCGATCTGGCCGCGCAAGGCACGCCGGTGGAAGGTGCTGCCGGCATCGGCTACTCGCTGCGTGCCGGCTATCAGGTGCCGCCGCTGATGTTCGAGCGCGATGAGCTCGAAGCGCTGGCCCTCGGCGCGGCCTGGGTCTCGGCCTACGCGGATGAGGATCTGCGCGCCGCCGCCGATCGGGTGTTGAGCAAGATCGATGCGGTGCTGCCGCAGCGCCTGCGGCCAGAGCTCAAGGCTGCGGGCATGGAAGTCTTGGCTTTCAGCCATGATCCGCGCACCCGTCGAGCGCTGTCGGTGGCGCGCCGCGGCATGAAGGAGCGCCGCCGCATGGCCGCCGAGTATCTGGATGGCAAGGAGGCCGTCACCAGCCGCGTGCTGTGGCCCCTGGGCCTGTTCTACTGGGGCAAGGTCTGGACGCTCGCCGCCTGGTGCGAACTGCGCCAGGACTACCGCAGCTTCCGTATTGATCGCTTCGTGACCCTGGATCTGCTGCGGGATTCCATACCCGACAGCGCGGACATCAGCCTGCAGGGCTTCCTCGCTCATGTCCGTGATGGCGGCGACTGCCGCTAG
- the dnaA gene encoding chromosomal replication initiator protein DnaA — translation MHKAWKRALDRLSTELVAEDVQTWLKPMQARMRGGNLILLAPNGFVADRVRRDYLPRLRELMAELDPAVGEVSVELGTGDAPPAPAKASERPAELDVRFDGKLDTRYQFDNFVEGKSNQLARATALQVALKPGQAYNPFLLYGGTGLGKTHLLHAAGNLILRNNPRAKVLYVRSEEFIRAMIHALQQNKMDQFKRSYRSVDALLIDDIQFLAGKDRTQEEFFHLFNALYDAKQQIIMTCDRYPKEVDKLEPRLKSRFGWGISVAVDPPDFETRVAILLSKAAAAGMDLNEEVAAYIGRRMRSNVRELEGALNTLHAHANLLGKVDVDLAFAQSTLRDVLRPHEQQISLSNIQKTVSDYHRIPLSDLLGKKRTRSLVRPRQMAMALAKDLTAHSLPEIGQAFGGRDHTTVLHACKVVRELVDTDSRMRDDWDKLVRMLSV, via the coding sequence ATGCACAAGGCTTGGAAGCGAGCACTCGATCGCCTCAGTACCGAACTGGTTGCAGAAGACGTGCAGACCTGGTTGAAGCCCATGCAGGCGCGCATGCGCGGCGGCAATCTGATTCTGCTGGCACCCAATGGCTTCGTCGCTGACCGTGTACGCCGTGATTATTTGCCGCGCCTGCGTGAGTTGATGGCCGAGCTCGATCCGGCCGTCGGCGAAGTGTCCGTGGAGCTCGGAACCGGGGATGCACCGCCAGCGCCGGCCAAGGCGAGCGAACGACCAGCGGAACTCGATGTTCGCTTTGACGGCAAGCTCGATACTCGATACCAGTTCGACAATTTTGTCGAGGGCAAGTCCAACCAGCTGGCGCGTGCCACCGCGCTGCAGGTGGCGCTGAAGCCGGGGCAGGCCTACAACCCCTTCCTGCTCTACGGCGGCACGGGCCTGGGCAAGACCCATCTGTTGCATGCGGCCGGCAACTTGATCCTGCGCAACAATCCGCGGGCCAAGGTGCTCTACGTGCGCTCGGAGGAATTCATCCGGGCCATGATCCATGCGCTGCAGCAGAACAAGATGGACCAGTTCAAGCGCAGTTATCGCTCGGTAGACGCGCTGCTGATCGACGACATCCAGTTTCTGGCCGGAAAGGATCGCACCCAGGAAGAGTTCTTCCATCTGTTCAATGCCCTCTACGACGCCAAGCAGCAGATCATCATGACCTGCGACCGATATCCCAAGGAGGTCGACAAGCTGGAGCCGCGGCTGAAGTCGCGTTTCGGCTGGGGCATCAGCGTGGCCGTGGATCCACCGGATTTCGAAACCCGGGTGGCCATCCTGCTATCCAAGGCCGCGGCGGCCGGCATGGATCTGAACGAGGAAGTGGCGGCCTACATCGGCAGGCGCATGCGCTCCAATGTGCGCGAGCTCGAGGGCGCGCTGAACACGCTGCATGCGCACGCGAATCTGCTCGGCAAGGTCGATGTCGATCTGGCCTTCGCGCAATCGACGCTGCGCGATGTACTGCGTCCGCACGAACAGCAGATCTCGCTGTCGAACATCCAGAAGACGGTGTCCGACTACCATCGCATCCCGCTCAGTGATCTGCTCGGCAAGAAACGCACGCGCTCGCTGGTACGGCCTCGGCAGATGGCGATGGCGCTGGCCAAGGATCTGACTGCCCACAGCCTGCCGGAGATCGGTCAGGCCTTCGGTGGACGCGATCACACCACCGTGCTGCATGCGTGCAAAGTCGTGCGTGAACTGGTAGACACCGATTCACGAATGCGGGATGACTGGGACAAGCTGGTGCGGATGTTGAGCGTATGA
- the dnaN gene encoding DNA polymerase III subunit beta, translated as MRFSVQREALLRPLQQVVGVVERRQTLPVLANVLIRVEGDNASFTTTDLEVELSARMAVDGAEAGEVTIPARKLFDIVRALPDGSKIDLKQEGERVKLSSGRSRYTLATLPASEFPATESGDIQERIEIDQGGFKKLLERSAFAMAVQDVRYYLNGLLVEVRSNGLRTVATDGHRLALAETAGVAEGEIRRQVIVPRKGILELQRLLEGGEAPLELAFSKNHIRARLSDSIVVSKLIDGRFPDYEAVIPLGADKIILVDRDAIRQALSRAAILSNEKYRGVKIEVSPGVLRVIAHNPEQEEAMEEIEAETTVDQLGVGFNVNYLLDALSAVDGERVRIRLRDGASSALVESPIDDTTRHVVMPLRL; from the coding sequence ATGCGATTTAGCGTCCAACGAGAGGCTTTGTTGCGTCCCTTGCAGCAAGTGGTTGGCGTGGTGGAAAGACGGCAAACGCTACCGGTACTCGCCAATGTGCTGATCCGGGTCGAGGGTGACAACGCCAGTTTCACCACGACCGATCTGGAAGTCGAACTGTCGGCAAGAATGGCGGTGGACGGCGCAGAGGCGGGGGAAGTGACGATCCCGGCCCGCAAGCTGTTCGATATTGTCCGCGCGCTGCCAGATGGATCCAAGATCGATCTGAAACAGGAGGGCGAGCGAGTCAAGCTGAGCTCTGGGCGTTCGCGCTATACGCTGGCCACCCTGCCGGCCAGCGAGTTCCCGGCCACCGAATCGGGTGATATCCAGGAACGCATCGAAATCGATCAGGGCGGTTTCAAGAAGCTGCTTGAGCGCAGCGCTTTCGCCATGGCAGTGCAGGATGTGCGCTATTACCTCAATGGCTTGCTGGTCGAGGTTCGCAGCAATGGCTTGCGCACGGTGGCAACCGACGGTCACCGGCTGGCGCTGGCGGAGACGGCTGGCGTGGCCGAGGGCGAGATCCGGCGTCAGGTGATCGTGCCGCGCAAGGGCATTCTGGAGCTGCAGCGTTTGCTGGAGGGTGGCGAGGCGCCACTGGAACTGGCTTTCTCCAAGAATCATATCCGGGCCCGTCTGTCCGACAGCATCGTCGTCTCGAAACTGATCGATGGCCGCTTCCCGGATTACGAGGCGGTGATTCCGCTCGGTGCCGACAAGATCATCCTGGTCGACCGTGATGCGATTCGTCAGGCCTTGTCGCGAGCGGCCATTCTGTCGAACGAGAAATACCGGGGTGTCAAGATTGAGGTATCGCCTGGGGTCCTGCGGGTGATTGCGCACAATCCCGAGCAGGAAGAAGCGATGGAGGAGATTGAAGCCGAGACCACGGTGGACCAGCTCGGCGTCGGTTTCAACGTCAATTATCTGCTGGATGCACTGAGTGCTGTCGATGGTGAGCGGGTTCGGATTCGTTTGCGCGATGGCGCCAGCAGCGCGCTGGTGGAATCGCCGATCGACGACACCACGCGCCATGTGGTGATGCCGCTGCGGCTGTGA
- the recF gene encoding DNA replication/repair protein RecF: MHLTRLTIAGLRCLREVELAPGRGLNLLLGGNGAGKTSVLEALYLLGSGRSFRFGGHEAVIARGSAALQVYAEIDTDGRQDRLGFERARSSWRALRNGERVADLAELATLVPVVCFSPESHELIGGGAEVRRRFYDWIVFHVEPEFTEAYRRYARLLRQRNAVLKQSASDAELRVWTSDLADAGENLAKLRERLLPDFSSAMVGALALTLPEMGAASINYKRGWRDDVELYERLESLSAREREVGHTLAGPHRADWTVSFGGREIREQGSRGQQKLVALAAVLVAAGIYRMRRGHAPIVALDDLASELDAEHQRRALNSCADLGAQLWVTGTQHTAAFSEWAGEQAVFHVEHGQVA, from the coding sequence GTGCATCTGACGCGTCTGACCATCGCCGGATTACGTTGTCTGCGGGAGGTCGAACTGGCGCCTGGGCGGGGTCTGAATCTGCTCCTGGGCGGCAATGGCGCCGGCAAGACCAGCGTGCTGGAAGCGCTGTATCTGTTGGGTTCGGGTCGTAGTTTCCGTTTCGGCGGGCATGAGGCGGTCATTGCGCGGGGCAGTGCAGCCTTGCAGGTCTATGCCGAGATCGATACCGATGGCCGTCAGGATCGACTGGGTTTCGAACGGGCACGTTCGAGCTGGCGGGCGCTGCGCAATGGTGAGCGCGTGGCGGACCTGGCGGAACTGGCGACACTGGTACCGGTGGTCTGCTTCAGTCCCGAATCCCATGAACTGATCGGCGGCGGCGCTGAGGTGCGCCGTCGTTTTTATGACTGGATCGTGTTCCACGTGGAACCGGAGTTCACCGAAGCCTACCGACGCTATGCCCGACTGTTGCGCCAGCGCAATGCGGTGCTGAAGCAATCGGCATCGGATGCGGAGTTGCGGGTGTGGACTTCGGATCTGGCTGATGCAGGGGAGAACTTGGCGAAACTTCGGGAGAGGCTGCTACCCGACTTTTCGTCGGCCATGGTGGGCGCCCTGGCATTGACCTTGCCCGAAATGGGTGCGGCCAGCATCAACTACAAGCGGGGTTGGCGCGACGATGTGGAGCTTTACGAGCGCCTGGAATCCCTGAGTGCCAGGGAGCGCGAGGTGGGTCATACCCTGGCCGGACCTCACCGAGCCGACTGGACGGTGTCCTTCGGCGGGCGCGAGATCCGCGAGCAGGGCTCCCGAGGGCAGCAGAAGCTGGTGGCGCTGGCCGCTGTCCTGGTGGCTGCGGGGATCTATCGTATGCGTCGCGGCCACGCGCCCATCGTGGCGCTGGACGATCTGGCCTCGGAGCTGGATGCAGAACACCAGCGGCGGGCGCTGAATTCCTGTGCAGACCTGGGCGCACAGCTCTGGGTGACCGGCACGCAGCACACCGCGGCCTTTTCTGAATGGGCGGGCGAGCAAGCGGTGTTTCACGTGGAACATGGGCAGGTTGCGTGA